From Cyclopterus lumpus isolate fCycLum1 chromosome 4, fCycLum1.pri, whole genome shotgun sequence, a single genomic window includes:
- the cpeb2 gene encoding LOW QUALITY PROTEIN: cytoplasmic polyadenylation element-binding protein 2 (The sequence of the model RefSeq protein was modified relative to this genomic sequence to represent the inferred CDS: inserted 1 base in 1 codon) has protein sequence MEAGAPGRDAAVTSLQPGIFLILCGSSSRSRSPEEGGARSDRNGPHRLGLRRRGASPLFPSAAAHQRDVQDEPARLTSTRTPPSTEEKDSXDSGKRANRTDSAFTPDYNRRKKASADCAPGRVCAAQSVRDLQPRGRKTHRQHTEWPPPRGRVSHLPQRRPELRGSPVEPADAASQSVNPTAAQMDSPIAHHINNSNGSSGGTGNMLSGSLSAAFPNLPAQEMQSAGSSPGFGTPWSVQASSSPPPTPSSINHHPIHGNNAINQMPNADPDSFYPGIPSSINPAFFQSFSPVSANPCAGINVQGFGGPFSPQMNVPQQAQSRRSPVSPQMHPQQGAFLQQRNNYNQHQPMVKQSPWGSHQGNGWGSGGTSWGRDPHRRGGGMGHHGSPLKKPFSSNVIAPPKFPRSAGSLGPKSWIEENVFRTDGNSNTLLPLQERTRMYDSLNMHSLESSLIDIMRAEQDPMKGRVGGANLGADGLLMLNGRSSLFPIDDNLLDEGHGHQGVPGVPGVHGSPNCYPHQNGERIERFSRKVFVGGLPPDIDEDEITSSFRRFGHLVVDWPHKAESKSYFPPKGYAFLLFQEESSVQALIEACMEEDGKLYLCVSSPTIKDKPVQIRPWNLSDSDFVMDGSQPLDPRKTIFVGGVPRPLRAIELAMIMDRLYGGVCYAGIDTDPELKYPKGAGRVAFSNQQSYIAAISARFVQLQHGDIDKRVEVKPYVLDDQLCDECQGARCGGKFAPFFCANVTCLQYYCEFCWANIHSRAGREFHKPLVKEGADRPRQIHFRWN, from the exons ATGGAGGCGGGCGCGCCGGGGCGTGACGCGGCCGTGACGTCGCTGCAGCCGGGGATCTTTTTAATCCTCtgcggcagcagcagccgcagccgGTCACCAGAGGAGGGGGGAGCACGGTCGGACCGGAATGGACCGCACAGGCTCGGGCTA CGACGTCGCGGCGCGTCCCCGCTGTTCCCGTCAGCTGCCGCGCATCAGCGGGACGTGCAGGATGAGCCTGCGCGGCTGACAAGCACGCGAACGCCCCCGTCGACCGAGGAGAAGGACT CGGACTCCGGGAAGCGAGCGAACCGAACCGACAGCGCGTTCACGCCGGATTACAACCGGAGGAAAAAAGCCTCCGCCGATTGCGCACCGGGTCGTGTTTGCGCTGCGCAGTCCGTCCGTGACCTTCAGCCGCGCGGCCGGAAAACACACCGTCAGCACACCGAGTGGCCCCCACCCCGGGGACGTGTCAGTCACCTGCCGCAGAGGCGGCCCGAGCTCCGCGGCTCTCCAGTGGAACCGGCCGATGCTGCGTCGCAGTCTGTGAATCCCACCGCGGCCCAGATGGACTCCCCCATCGCCCACCACATCAACAACAGCAATGGCAGCAGCGGTGGCACCGGCAACATGTTGTCCGGAAGTCTCAGCGCCGCTTTCCCGAACCTCCCGGCCCAGGAGATGCAGAGCGCCGGCTCGTCGCCCGGGTTCGGCACGCCGTGGTCCGTCCAGGCCAGCTCCTCGCCCCCACCCACACCCAGCTCCATCAACCACCATCCTATCCACGGGAACAACGCCATAAACCAGATGCCCAACGCGGATCCCGACAGCTTCTACCCGGGCatcccctcctccatcaaccCGGCCTTCTTCCAGAGTTTTTCGCCGGTGTCGGCTAATCCGTGCGCCGGGATTAACGTGCAGGGCTTCGGCGGTCCCTTCTCGCCCCAGATGAACGTCCCCCAGCAGGCGCAGAGCCGCAGGTCCCCGGTCAGCCCCCAGATGCATCCTCAGCAGGGCGCCTTCCTGCAGCAGAGGAACAACTACAACCAACATCAG cccatGGTGAAGCAGTCTCCCTGGGGCAGCCACCAGGGGAACGGCTGGGGCTCCGGGGGGACGTCCTGGGGCCGGGACCCCCACCGCCGGGGGGGCGGCATGGGCCACCACGGCTCGCCCCTGAAGAAGCCCTTCTCCAGCAACGTCATCGCTCCACCCAAGTTCCCACGCTCCGCCGGCTCGCTGGGGCCCAAGTCCTGGATCGAGGAGAACGTGTTCCGCACCGACGGCAACAGCAACACCTTGTTGCCCCTGCAG gAGCGCACCAGGATGTACGACAGCCTGAACATGCACTCCCTGGAGAGCTCGCTGATCGACATCATGCGAGCCGAGCAGGATCCCATGAAAG GCCGGGTGGGAGGAGCTAACCTCGGGGCCGACGGCCTCCTCATGCTCAACG GCcgctcctccctcttccctatCGACGACAATCTCCTGGACGAGGGCCACGGCCACCAGGGGGTCCCGGGGGTCCCGGGGGTCCACGGATCCCCCAACTGCTACCCCCACCAGAACGGGGAACGCATCGAGCGCTTCTCCCGCAAGGTGTTCGTGGGAGGCCTGCCCCCCGACATCGACGAAG ATGAAATAACCTCGAGCTTCCGCCGCTTCGGCCACCTGGTGGTGGACTGGCCCCACAAAGCGGAGAGCAAGTCCTACTTCCCCCCCAAAG gttatGCCTTCCTGCTGTTCCAGGAGGAGAGCTCGGTGCAGGCTCTGATTGAAGCCTgcatggaggaggacgggaAGCTCTACCTGTGCGTCTCCAGCCCCACCATCAAAGACAAGCCT GTGCAAATTCGACCGTGGAACCTGAGCGACAGCGACTTCGTGATGGACGGATCTCAGCCCCTCGACCCCCGCAAGACCATCTTTGTGGGCGGCGTCCCTCGCCCCCTGAGAGCCA TTGAGCTCGCCATGATCATGGACCGTCTCTACGGAGGAGTCTGCTACGCCGGCATCGACACCGACCCGGAGCTCAAGTACCCCAAGGGGGCGGGCCGAGTGGCCTTCTCCAATCAGCAGAGTTACATCGCCGCCATCAGCGCCCGATTCGTCCAGCTGCAGCACGGAGACATCGACAAGCGG gtggaggtgaagcCCTACGTCCTGGACGATCAGCTGTGCGATGAGTGTCAGGGCGCGCGCTGTGGGGGTAAATTCGCCCCGTTCTTCTGCGCCAACGTCACCTGCCTGCAGTACTACTGCGAGTTCTGCTGGGCCAACATCCACAGCCGGGCCGGCCGGGAGTTCCACAAGCCGCTCGTCAAAGAGGGGGCGGACCGGCCACGCCAGATCCACTTCCGCTGGAACTAG
- the ndnf gene encoding protein NDNF: MRQCKGWSVGLLVLLVLLVLLGLGTVAQKLPTRDEGLFQMQIRDKSLFHDSSVIPDGAEISGYLFRDTPKRYYFVVEEDNTPLSVTVTPCDAPLEWKLTLQELPEEASGEASGEPEPLDQQKQQVTVDEGTELFTYKGNDVEAYVATSTPAGLYQLELLSTEKDSNFKVYASTTPESDQPYPELPYDPRVDVTALGRTTVTLAWKPTPTGFLMGQPIHYCVVINKEHNFKSMCAAEAKMSVEDAFMLAPKPGRDFSPFDFAHFGFVPSDHGFGKDRGLTSNKISRAYTAKPRAPDIQKVCIGNKNIFTVSDLKPDMQYYFDVFAVNSATNTSTAYVGTFARTKEEARQKTMELKDGKVSDVFIKRKGSKFLRFAPVSSHQRVTLFVHTCLDAVQVQVRRDGKLLLSQNVEGVRQLQLRGKPKAKYLIRLRGSRKGASTLKVLATTRPSSKQPFPSLPEDTRIKAFDKLRTCSSATVAWLGTQDRNKYCIYRKEVAENYGEEQRRREQNQCAGPEARRKSEKVLCKYFHSPNLQKAVTTETIAGLEAGKTYLLDVYVVGHSGHSVKYQSKLVKTRKYC; encoded by the exons ATGAGGCAGTGTAAAGGTTGGAGCGTGgggctgctggtgctgctggtgctgctggtgctgctgggacTGGGAACTGTGGCCCAGAAGCTGCCCACGAGAGACGAAGGGCTCTTCCAGATGCAGATCCGAGACAAGTCGCTGTTCCACGACTCCTCCGTCATCCCGGATGGAGCCGAGATCAGCGGCTACCTGTTCAGGGACACGCCCAAAAG GTACTACTTTGTGGTGGAGGAAGACAACACACCCCTGTCTGTGACCGTGACACCCTGTGATGCTCCTCTGGAGTGGAAGCTCACCCTGCAGGAGCTGCCGGAGGAGGCCAGCGGAGAGGCATCAG gAGAACCTGAACCTCTGGaccagcagaagcagcaggtgACCGTGGACGAGGGCACGGAGCTCTTCACCTACAAAGGCAACGACGTGGAGGCGTACGTGGCCACCAGCACGCCCGCCGGCCTCTACCAGCTGGAGCTGCTGTCCACGGAGAAAGACAGCAACTTCAAGGTGTACGCCAGCACGACTCCAGAGTCCGACCAGCCCTATCCGGAGCTGCCCTACGACCCCCGCGTGGACGTGACCGCGCTGGGCCGCACCACCGTCACCCTGGCCTGGAAGCCGACGCCCACGGGCTTCCTGATGGGCCAGCCCATCCACTACTGCGTGGTGATCAACAAGGAGCACAACTTCAAGAGCATGTGTGCTGCCGAAGCGAAGATGAGCGTGGAAGATGCCTTCATGTTGGCTCCGAAGCCCGGCAGAGACTTCAGCCCGTTTGACTTTGCCCACTTCGGCTTTGTGCCCTCCGACCACGGGTTCGGCAAAGACCGCGGCCTCACGAGTAACAAGATCTCCCGGGCGTACACGGCCAAGCCCAGAGCGCCGGACATCCAGAAGGTGTGCATCGGCAACAAAAACATCTTCACCGTGTCAGACCTGAAGCCGGACATGCAGTACTACTTCGACGTGTTCGCGGTGAACTCTGCGACCAACACCAGCACGGCGTACGTGGGAACCTTCGCCCGCACCAAAGAGGAAGCCCGCCAGAAAACGATGGAGCTGAAGGACGGCAAAGTGTCGGACGTCTTCATCAAGAGGAAGGGCAGCAAGTTCCTGCGCTTCGCCCCGGTGTCCTCCCACCAGAGGGTCACCCTGTTCGTCCACACGTGCCTGGACGCCGTGCAGGTGCAGGTGCGGCGTGACGGCAAGCTGCTGCTCTCCCAGAACGTGGAAGGGGTGCGGCAGTTACAGCTGCGGGGGAAGCCCAAAGCCAAGTACCTGATCCGCTTGCGAGGCAGCAGGAAAGGAGCCTCCACCCTGAAGGTGCTCGCCACCACCCGACCCAGCAGCAAGCAGCCCTTCCCGTCGCTGCCGGAGGACACGCGCATCAAGGCGTTCGACAAGCTGCGCACCTGCTCCTCCGCCACCGTGGCCTGGCTGGGCACGCAGGACCGCAACAAGTACTGCATTTACCGCAAGGAGGTGGCCGAGAACTACGGCGAGGAGCAGCGACGCCGGGAGCAGAACCAGTGCGCCGGGCCGGAGGCCCGCAGGAAGTCGGAGAAGGTCCTGTGCAAGTACTTCCACAGCCCGAACCTGCAGAAGGCGGTGACCACGGAGACCATCGCGGGTCTGGAGGCGGGGAAGACCTACCTGCTGGACGTTTACGTGGTGGGACACAGTGGCCACTCTGTGAAGTACCAGAGCAAACTGGTGAAAACAAGGAAATACTGCTAA